A window from Mycolicibacterium tokaiense encodes these proteins:
- a CDS encoding DUF3027 domain-containing protein: MDSMTEATETTETTQIPADDQPASGPLSALLTGAVDLARAAVQEAGDGAVGEYLGVTHEDPSSATHRFLAELPGYRGWQWAVVVAAYPGAEHATISEVVLVPGPTALLAPQWVPWDQRVRPGDLSPGDLLAPPADDPRLVPGFLLSGDPAIDETAAEIGLGRRQVLGQFGRDDAAQRWHDGDFGPNSAMARSTKRVCRDCGFYLPLAGALGPMFGVCANELAADGHVVDWSYGCGAHSDTPAPAGAGSPQFDPYDDGQIDIAQNPAPAQS; this comes from the coding sequence ATGGACAGCATGACCGAAGCCACCGAGACCACGGAGACCACCCAGATCCCGGCCGACGACCAGCCGGCATCGGGGCCGCTGAGCGCGCTGCTCACCGGCGCCGTCGACCTCGCGCGGGCGGCGGTCCAGGAAGCCGGCGACGGCGCTGTCGGCGAATACCTCGGCGTCACGCACGAGGACCCCTCCTCGGCGACCCACCGTTTCCTGGCCGAGCTGCCGGGCTACCGCGGCTGGCAGTGGGCCGTGGTGGTGGCTGCCTACCCTGGCGCCGAGCACGCCACGATCAGCGAAGTGGTGCTGGTTCCGGGCCCGACGGCGTTGCTGGCGCCGCAGTGGGTGCCGTGGGACCAGCGGGTGCGTCCCGGTGATCTGAGCCCGGGTGATCTGCTGGCGCCGCCCGCGGATGACCCGCGGCTGGTGCCCGGGTTCCTGCTCAGCGGTGATCCCGCGATCGACGAGACCGCGGCGGAGATCGGGTTGGGCCGGCGCCAGGTGCTCGGTCAGTTCGGTCGAGACGACGCGGCCCAGCGCTGGCATGACGGCGACTTCGGACCGAACTCGGCGATGGCCCGGTCGACGAAGCGGGTGTGCCGCGACTGCGGCTTCTACCTGCCGTTGGCCGGGGCGCTGGGACCCATGTTCGGGGTGTGTGCCAACGAACTGGCGGCCGACGGGCACGTGGTCGACTGGTCCTACGGTTGCGGTGCGCATTCGGACACCCCGGCCCCCGCGGGCGCCGGGTCGCCGCAGTTCGATCCGTACGACGACGGCCAGATCGACATCGCGCAGAATCCGGCGCCGGCTCAGTCCTGA
- a CDS encoding DUF2530 domain-containing protein has product MPTDQPAAPQPPPLPPGLLEPWRVIAVGALAWTVVTIASFTVAALHEWRPIALAGLAVGVVGTSIFLWQRSAARRGARGAQTGLDIGEHRS; this is encoded by the coding sequence ATGCCCACCGATCAGCCGGCCGCTCCGCAGCCGCCGCCTCTGCCCCCGGGACTCCTGGAGCCCTGGCGGGTGATTGCCGTCGGGGCGCTGGCCTGGACGGTGGTCACAATCGCCTCTTTCACCGTCGCTGCCCTGCACGAATGGCGTCCGATCGCCCTCGCGGGCCTGGCGGTCGGTGTGGTGGGCACATCGATCTTCCTGTGGCAGCGCAGCGCGGCGCGGCGCGGCGCGCGGGGTGCGCAGACCGGTCTCGACATCGGCGAGCACCGCAGCTGA
- a CDS encoding MarR family winged helix-turn-helix transcriptional regulator, which produces MKDVDTRLASDLSLAIVRMARQLRFRRPESPVSMSQLSALATLHKEGAMTPGALAVRERVRPPSMTRVVASLAELGLVARNAHPVDGRQVLVSVSDAGVDLVESERRASQEWLQRKLAELDHDQRVTLKRAADLMSAIVEESA; this is translated from the coding sequence GTGAAGGACGTCGATACCCGTCTGGCCAGTGACCTGTCGCTCGCGATCGTGCGGATGGCCCGCCAGTTGCGGTTCCGTCGCCCGGAGTCGCCGGTGTCGATGTCACAGCTGTCGGCGTTGGCGACCCTGCACAAGGAAGGCGCGATGACGCCCGGCGCGCTCGCGGTCCGCGAACGGGTGCGTCCGCCCTCGATGACGCGGGTGGTGGCCTCGCTGGCCGAGCTGGGTCTGGTGGCCCGCAATGCCCATCCGGTGGACGGCAGGCAGGTGCTGGTGTCGGTGTCCGACGCAGGCGTCGACCTGGTGGAATCCGAGCGGCGCGCCAGCCAGGAGTGGTTGCAGCGCAAGCTCGCCGAACTCGACCATGATCAGCGGGTGACCCTCAAGCGCGCGGCCGACCTGATGTCGGCCATCGTCGAAGAAAGCGCGTGA
- a CDS encoding TrmH family RNA methyltransferase: MLIDVTDPADPRLDDFRDLNSIDRRPDLPSGKGLVIAEGVLVAQRMLASRFSPHALLGTSRRFDELAADLEGVDVPCYCASAEVMAEVVGFHLNRGVLAAARRAPELSVEQVIDGARTVAVLEGVNDHENLGSIFRNAAGLGVDAVVFGAGCADPLYRRAVRVSMGHALLVPFAKAQHWPGDLMMLRDNGFRLLSMTPDAGALTLSDAVPELAQDRVAILVGAEGPGLRESTMRASDVRVRIPMARGTDSLNVATAAALAFYERARV, from the coding sequence ATGCTGATCGATGTAACCGACCCCGCCGACCCGCGGCTGGACGACTTCCGCGACCTCAACAGCATCGATCGCCGGCCCGATCTGCCCAGCGGCAAGGGACTGGTGATCGCCGAGGGTGTGCTGGTGGCCCAGCGCATGCTGGCGTCGCGGTTTTCTCCACACGCGTTGCTGGGGACGTCGCGGCGGTTCGACGAACTGGCCGCCGACCTCGAGGGCGTCGACGTGCCCTGTTACTGCGCGAGTGCGGAGGTGATGGCCGAGGTGGTCGGCTTCCACCTCAACCGGGGGGTGTTGGCCGCCGCGCGGCGAGCGCCTGAGCTCAGCGTGGAGCAGGTGATCGACGGGGCCCGCACCGTCGCCGTCCTGGAGGGCGTCAACGACCACGAGAACCTGGGCTCGATCTTCCGCAATGCGGCCGGACTCGGCGTCGACGCGGTGGTGTTCGGCGCGGGGTGCGCCGACCCGCTGTACCGCAGGGCGGTGCGGGTGTCGATGGGCCATGCCCTGCTGGTGCCTTTTGCCAAGGCGCAGCACTGGCCAGGTGATCTGATGATGTTGCGCGACAACGGATTTCGGCTGCTTTCCATGACGCCGGACGCCGGGGCGCTGACGCTGTCGGACGCCGTGCCGGAGCTGGCGCAGGACCGGGTGGCGATCCTGGTGGGCGCCGAGGGGCCGGGCCTTCGCGAGTCGACCATGCGGGCCAGCGATGTGCGGGTGCGCATCCCGATGGCACGCGGCACCGATTCCCTGAACGTCGCCACCGCGGCGGCGCTGGCCTTCTACGAGCGGGCCCGGGTCTAA
- a CDS encoding DUF2537 domain-containing protein — MTDDSTPWGTGLTVAAFVAAVTAAAVVVLSLGLIRVHVLLAVGLNLVAVGGLAPTVWGWRHKPVVRWFALGAGVGVTLAWLSLVGLVASGVG; from the coding sequence GTGACCGACGACTCGACGCCCTGGGGCACCGGACTGACTGTCGCCGCCTTCGTTGCTGCCGTCACCGCTGCCGCGGTGGTGGTGCTGAGCCTGGGTCTGATCCGGGTGCACGTGCTACTGGCGGTCGGCCTGAACCTGGTGGCGGTCGGTGGCCTGGCCCCCACGGTCTGGGGGTGGCGGCACAAACCGGTGGTGCGCTGGTTCGCCCTCGGTGCCGGCGTCGGGGTGACGCTGGCGTGGTTGTCGCTGGTGGGTCTGGTGGCGTCCGGGGTCGGCTGA
- the sepH gene encoding septation protein SepH, translated as MRDLKVVGLDVDGRHILLEDDDARGPADTYRLRINDKLRAAVRGDKARLEQTQMDIEVTSVLRPKDIQARIRAGASVEQLAKSAGVEISRVERFAHPVLLERARAAELAGAAHPVLADGPSVLTLIETVTTAFVARGLSTEASSWDAWRNEDGRWTVQLAWKAGRSDNLAHFRFTPGAHGGTVTAVDDAAQELVNPHFERPLRSVAPLAQLDFSAVPAPPAAQPAASEPEPTAEPEAPAPEEPAQRPARARKAKPTIPAWEDVLLGVRSSGDR; from the coding sequence ATGCGAGATCTGAAGGTCGTCGGACTCGATGTCGATGGACGGCACATCCTGCTCGAAGACGATGATGCACGGGGTCCGGCGGACACCTACCGGCTGCGCATCAACGACAAACTGCGCGCGGCCGTGCGCGGCGACAAGGCCCGACTGGAGCAGACGCAGATGGACATCGAAGTCACCAGCGTGCTGCGCCCCAAGGACATCCAGGCCAGGATCCGGGCCGGCGCGTCGGTCGAACAGCTCGCCAAGAGCGCGGGCGTCGAAATCTCCCGCGTCGAGCGCTTCGCGCACCCGGTGCTCCTGGAACGGGCCCGGGCAGCCGAACTCGCGGGCGCAGCGCACCCGGTGCTGGCCGACGGCCCCTCGGTGCTGACCCTGATCGAGACGGTCACCACGGCGTTTGTGGCGCGGGGCCTGAGCACCGAAGCCAGCAGCTGGGACGCCTGGCGCAACGAGGACGGCCGCTGGACAGTGCAACTGGCGTGGAAGGCCGGGCGGTCGGACAACCTGGCGCACTTCCGGTTCACCCCCGGCGCGCACGGCGGCACCGTCACCGCCGTCGACGACGCGGCCCAGGAACTGGTGAACCCCCACTTCGAGCGGCCGCTGCGCTCGGTGGCGCCGTTGGCACAGCTCGACTTCAGCGCCGTCCCCGCTCCCCCGGCAGCGCAGCCCGCGGCATCCGAACCCGAGCCCACTGCCGAACCCGAGGCCCCGGCGCCGGAGGAACCGGCGCAGCGCCCGGCCCGCGCCCGCAAGGCCAAGCCCACCATTCCCGCGTGGGAAGACGTCCTGCTGGGTGTGCGCTCCAGCGGCGATCGCTGA
- the serC gene encoding phosphoserine transaminase, with protein sequence MAEQLTIPEDLKPADGRFGCGPSKVRPEQLQALVSKGAELFGTSHRQAPVKNLVGRVRDGVRALFSVPDGYEVILGNGGSTAFWDAAAFGLVNERSLHLTYGEFSAKFASAVAKNPFVGDPLIIKADAGSAPALTADPSADVLAWAQNETSTGVAVPVARPAGSGDALVVIDATSGAGGLPVDITATDAYYFAPQKNFASDGGLWLAVMSPAALARVESIAASGRWVPEFLSLPIAVDNSLKNQTYNTPAIGTLLLMAEQLDWLNGNGGLDWAVARTADSSQRLYSWAEKTAYTTPFVADPALRSQVVGTIDFTDSVDAAAVAKMLRANGIVDTEPYRKLGRNQLRVAMFPAVDPEDISALTQCIDWVVERI encoded by the coding sequence ATGGCTGAGCAGCTGACGATCCCCGAGGACCTCAAACCCGCCGACGGACGGTTCGGGTGCGGTCCGTCGAAGGTGCGTCCCGAGCAACTGCAGGCACTGGTGAGCAAGGGCGCCGAGTTGTTCGGCACCTCGCACCGGCAAGCGCCGGTGAAGAACCTGGTGGGGCGGGTGCGCGACGGCGTACGCGCCCTGTTCTCGGTGCCCGACGGCTATGAGGTGATCCTGGGCAACGGCGGCTCCACCGCGTTCTGGGACGCAGCAGCATTCGGGCTGGTCAACGAGCGCTCCCTGCACCTGACCTACGGCGAATTCAGCGCGAAGTTCGCCTCCGCGGTGGCCAAGAACCCCTTTGTCGGAGACCCGCTGATCATCAAGGCCGATGCCGGCAGCGCGCCCGCTCTGACCGCCGACCCCTCGGCCGACGTGCTGGCGTGGGCGCAGAACGAGACGTCCACCGGGGTGGCCGTCCCGGTGGCACGGCCCGCCGGATCCGGCGACGCCCTGGTGGTCATCGACGCCACCTCCGGCGCCGGCGGCCTGCCCGTCGACATCACCGCCACCGACGCCTACTACTTCGCGCCGCAGAAGAACTTCGCCAGCGACGGCGGCCTGTGGCTGGCCGTCATGTCCCCGGCCGCGCTGGCGCGTGTCGAGTCCATCGCCGCCTCGGGCCGGTGGGTGCCGGAGTTCCTCTCGCTGCCCATCGCGGTGGACAACAGCCTGAAGAACCAGACCTACAACACCCCCGCCATCGGCACGCTACTGCTGATGGCCGAGCAGTTGGACTGGCTCAACGGCAACGGCGGGCTGGACTGGGCCGTCGCCCGCACCGCCGACTCATCGCAACGGCTGTACTCCTGGGCCGAGAAGACGGCCTACACCACCCCGTTCGTCGCCGACCCCGCGCTGCGCTCTCAGGTGGTGGGCACCATCGACTTCACCGACTCCGTCGATGCCGCCGCCGTCGCGAAGATGTTGCGCGCCAACGGGATCGTCGACACCGAGCCGTACCGCAAGCTGGGCCGAAACCAGCTGCGGGTGGCCATGTTCCCAGCCGTCGATCCCGAGGACATCTCGGCGTTGACGCAGTGCATCGACTGGGTGGTCGAGCGAATCTAG
- a CDS encoding AurF N-oxygenase family protein, translating into MAVKTARTRVIRRWRKNMDVRDDQRYVDLLTTLSEGSVRRNFNPYTDINWDSPEFAVVPDDERWILPGTDPLGKHPWYQAQPRDRQIEIGMWRQANVAKVGLHFESILIRGLMNYAFWLPNGSPEYRYCLHESVEECNHTMMFQEMVNRIGADVPGMPRMLKWLSQLIPLAAGPLPVMFFFGVLAGEEPIDHTQKNVLREGKSLHPIMERVMAIHVAEEARHISFAHEYLQKRVPHMRPRKRFWLSLHVPIIMRVLCQAIVVPPKAFWQEFDIPRSVKKDVFFGKPESRQFLRDMFGDVRMLCEETGLMNPVARLIWKLCKIDGAPSRYRSEPQRAHLPAERPESVPA; encoded by the coding sequence ATGGCTGTCAAGACTGCTCGGACCCGCGTCATCCGCCGGTGGCGCAAGAACATGGACGTCCGCGACGATCAGCGGTACGTGGATCTGCTCACCACACTGTCCGAGGGGTCGGTGCGGCGCAACTTCAACCCGTACACCGACATCAACTGGGACTCCCCGGAGTTCGCGGTGGTACCGGACGACGAGCGCTGGATCCTGCCGGGCACCGACCCGCTGGGCAAGCACCCCTGGTACCAGGCCCAACCCCGCGATCGCCAGATCGAGATCGGCATGTGGCGTCAGGCCAATGTCGCCAAGGTGGGTCTGCACTTCGAGTCCATCCTGATCCGTGGCCTGATGAACTACGCCTTCTGGCTGCCCAACGGTTCACCGGAGTACCGCTACTGCCTGCACGAGTCGGTCGAAGAGTGCAACCACACCATGATGTTCCAGGAGATGGTGAACCGGATCGGCGCCGATGTCCCCGGCATGCCGCGCATGCTCAAATGGCTCTCGCAGCTGATCCCGTTGGCCGCCGGCCCATTGCCCGTCATGTTCTTCTTCGGTGTGCTCGCCGGCGAGGAGCCCATCGACCACACCCAGAAGAACGTGCTGCGCGAAGGCAAGTCGCTGCATCCGATCATGGAGCGGGTGATGGCCATTCACGTGGCCGAGGAGGCGCGGCACATCTCCTTCGCCCATGAGTACCTGCAGAAGCGGGTTCCGCACATGCGGCCGCGCAAGCGGTTCTGGCTCTCGCTGCACGTGCCGATCATCATGCGCGTGCTCTGCCAGGCCATCGTGGTGCCGCCCAAGGCGTTCTGGCAGGAGTTCGACATCCCGCGGTCGGTGAAGAAGGACGTCTTCTTCGGCAAGCCGGAATCGCGCCAGTTCCTGCGCGACATGTTCGGCGATGTCCGGATGCTCTGCGAGGAGACGGGTCTGATGAATCCGGTGGCCCGGCTGATCTGGAAGCTGTGCAAGATCGACGGCGCTCCGTCGCGCTACCGCAGCGAGCCCCAGCGAGCCCATCTGCCCGCCGAGCGCCCCGAGTCCGTGCCGGCCTGA
- a CDS encoding FAD-dependent oxidoreductase, whose translation MPHVVTQSCCSDGSCVYACPVNCIHPSPDEPGFATAEMLYIDPDACVDCGACVSACPVGAIAPDSKLTPEQLPFIELNAAFYPPRPPGQKVPPTSKLAPVLPAPEVRTRRQPLMVAIVGSGPAAMYAADELLTQPGVRVNMFEKLPTPYGLVRAGVAPDHQSTKQVTALFDRIARKRGFAMYLNVEVGTHVTHADLMARHHAVLYAVGAPNDRRLDIPGMDLPGTATATELVAWINGHPDFASLPVDLSTERVVVIGNGNVALDVARILTTDPDELARTDIADHALAVLRDSMVQEVVIAARRGPAASAFTLPELIGLTATNQVVLGASDREWVQRDLAADQDPLTRAKLEILGKLDDSAAPITRPRIRFAYGCTPSRVVGENRAAGVEFADRGVTQAGLVLTSIGYRGKPIDGLPFDEAASVVPNEQGRVAPGVYVAGWIKRGPTGFIGTNKSCAMQTVEQLVEDYNRGALSDPDTKDVADLVRSRQPRVVDVAGWRAIDAAERAAGQQSGRPRVKVTTVEDMLTVAARAPEPSVRQRILQKLRL comes from the coding sequence ATGCCGCATGTCGTCACCCAGTCGTGTTGCAGCGACGGGTCCTGTGTCTACGCGTGCCCGGTCAACTGCATCCATCCGTCGCCGGATGAGCCGGGCTTCGCCACCGCCGAGATGCTCTACATCGACCCGGATGCGTGTGTGGACTGCGGCGCCTGTGTCAGCGCGTGCCCGGTCGGGGCCATCGCCCCGGATTCGAAGTTGACGCCGGAGCAGCTGCCCTTCATCGAACTCAACGCCGCGTTCTACCCGCCCAGGCCGCCGGGGCAGAAGGTGCCGCCCACGTCCAAGCTGGCCCCGGTGCTGCCGGCACCGGAGGTGCGCACGCGCCGCCAACCCCTGATGGTTGCCATCGTGGGTTCGGGCCCGGCGGCCATGTACGCCGCCGACGAGCTGCTCACCCAGCCGGGTGTGCGGGTCAACATGTTCGAGAAGCTGCCCACGCCTTACGGTCTGGTACGGGCGGGTGTGGCCCCGGATCATCAGAGCACCAAGCAGGTCACCGCGCTGTTCGACCGGATCGCCCGCAAGCGTGGGTTCGCGATGTACCTCAACGTCGAGGTCGGCACCCACGTGACGCACGCGGATCTGATGGCTCGTCACCACGCCGTGCTCTACGCGGTGGGCGCTCCGAACGACCGCCGCCTGGACATCCCGGGGATGGACCTGCCCGGAACCGCGACGGCCACGGAGTTGGTCGCCTGGATCAACGGCCACCCCGACTTCGCTTCGCTGCCAGTGGATCTCAGCACCGAACGGGTGGTGGTGATCGGCAACGGCAACGTCGCGCTCGACGTCGCGCGCATCCTGACCACCGACCCGGACGAGCTGGCGCGCACCGACATCGCCGACCACGCACTGGCAGTGCTGCGCGATTCCATGGTGCAGGAGGTGGTGATCGCGGCGCGCCGGGGCCCGGCTGCCTCGGCGTTCACCCTGCCGGAGCTGATCGGATTGACCGCGACCAACCAGGTGGTCCTAGGCGCTTCCGACCGGGAGTGGGTGCAGCGCGATCTAGCCGCCGACCAGGACCCGCTGACGCGCGCCAAACTGGAGATCCTGGGCAAGCTCGATGACAGTGCCGCCCCGATCACACGGCCGCGGATCCGGTTCGCCTACGGCTGTACGCCGTCGCGTGTGGTCGGGGAGAACCGTGCTGCCGGTGTCGAATTCGCCGACAGGGGAGTGACGCAAGCCGGGCTGGTGCTGACGTCCATCGGCTACCGCGGCAAGCCGATCGACGGGCTGCCGTTCGACGAGGCCGCCTCGGTGGTGCCCAACGAGCAGGGTCGGGTGGCCCCCGGGGTCTATGTCGCAGGCTGGATCAAGCGGGGCCCCACCGGGTTCATCGGTACCAACAAGTCCTGCGCGATGCAGACCGTCGAGCAATTGGTCGAGGATTACAACCGCGGCGCGCTGAGCGATCCGGACACCAAGGATGTCGCAGACCTGGTGCGCAGCAGGCAGCCGCGGGTCGTCGACGTGGCCGGCTGGCGGGCCATCGACGCCGCCGAGCGGGCCGCGGGCCAGCAGTCGGGTCGACCCCGGGTGAAGGTGACGACGGTCGAGGACATGCTGACAGTGGCCGCACGTGCCCCGGAACCGTCTGTGCGGCAACGAATTTTGCAGAAGCTGCGCTTGTGA
- a CDS encoding chitin-binding protein, whose translation MYHRTTTDNLKRAALVAITTAGIGLGALGIGPALANAAPPGGGCPGPACVQPPGAPPGPGGPPGHPGPPGPGGPGRPGPGGPWDGPGPHGGPGEFGPPPPPPPSAAEPGHWGFRGAPWGEGPAPWGWGPPPRPSWDRPLPPPGGYWNAGAINYWGYDVTPVWNPGFNQWGFWLFGAWIAL comes from the coding sequence ATGTACCACCGCACGACGACGGACAACCTCAAGCGAGCTGCGCTGGTGGCCATCACGACCGCCGGCATCGGACTCGGCGCGCTCGGTATCGGCCCCGCGCTGGCGAATGCCGCGCCCCCCGGAGGTGGCTGCCCCGGCCCGGCGTGTGTACAACCGCCCGGAGCACCTCCGGGTCCCGGCGGCCCTCCTGGACATCCGGGGCCTCCCGGGCCGGGTGGACCCGGACGTCCCGGACCCGGCGGACCCTGGGATGGACCCGGTCCGCATGGCGGGCCCGGCGAGTTCGGCCCGCCTCCTCCCCCACCGCCATCCGCGGCCGAGCCCGGCCACTGGGGGTTCCGCGGAGCACCGTGGGGTGAAGGTCCGGCGCCGTGGGGCTGGGGTCCGCCGCCCCGGCCGTCCTGGGATCGCCCCCTACCGCCGCCGGGCGGTTACTGGAACGCCGGCGCGATCAACTACTGGGGTTACGACGTGACCCCCGTGTGGAACCCAGGGTTCAACCAGTGGGGGTTCTGGCTCTTCGGAGCCTGGATCGCCCTGTGA
- a CDS encoding YihY/virulence factor BrkB family protein, which produces MVRKARPSALLGAFVAGAASAVLAARRRSAARSAAEPASPRQEPAPPADAQRPEPDDPRKPDSPADLTTPSWRYVLKQTVGEFGRDQCTDLAAALTYYAVLSLFPALLVVVSLLGVIGQGQRTSDTLLDLIGDISPGAAAETLRQPIQQLVEAPSAGFALVVGLLAAVWSASGYVGAFGRAMNRIYEVDEGRPAVKLRLQQLMLTFASLIVVALVVLMLAVSGPVAEAVGGLLGAGDTAVSVWNIARWPVLLLLVILGVALLYHASPNVEQPRFRWLSVGAAIAIVVWVVASLGFGVYVANFGSYNKTFGALAGVIVFLLWLWITNLALLFGAELDAELERGRQLQAGIAAESDLQLPLRDTSAIEKTRASEHRTRMQGRKLRRTRGHRS; this is translated from the coding sequence GTGGTCCGTAAGGCTCGGCCCTCTGCGCTGTTGGGGGCCTTTGTTGCCGGCGCCGCCTCGGCCGTGCTGGCCGCCCGCCGGCGTTCGGCTGCGCGCTCCGCCGCCGAGCCGGCGTCACCTCGGCAGGAGCCGGCGCCACCAGCGGACGCGCAGCGCCCGGAACCCGACGATCCCCGCAAGCCCGACTCCCCCGCCGACCTGACCACCCCTTCCTGGCGCTACGTCCTGAAGCAGACGGTCGGGGAGTTCGGCCGGGATCAGTGCACCGATCTGGCGGCAGCGTTGACGTACTACGCCGTGCTGTCCCTGTTCCCCGCTCTGCTGGTGGTGGTCTCGCTCCTCGGCGTCATCGGACAGGGACAGCGCACATCGGACACCCTGCTGGACCTGATCGGTGACATCAGCCCGGGTGCGGCAGCCGAGACACTGCGCCAGCCGATCCAACAGCTCGTCGAGGCCCCGTCAGCCGGCTTCGCGCTGGTTGTGGGCTTGTTGGCGGCGGTGTGGTCGGCGTCGGGCTACGTGGGCGCGTTCGGACGGGCGATGAACCGGATCTACGAGGTGGACGAGGGCCGACCTGCGGTGAAGCTGCGCCTGCAGCAGCTGATGCTGACGTTCGCCAGCCTGATCGTGGTGGCGTTGGTGGTGCTGATGCTCGCTGTCAGCGGGCCGGTGGCCGAGGCCGTCGGCGGACTGCTCGGCGCCGGCGACACCGCCGTGTCGGTGTGGAACATCGCCCGCTGGCCGGTGCTGTTGCTGCTGGTGATCCTGGGTGTCGCCCTGCTGTACCACGCCAGCCCCAACGTCGAACAGCCGCGCTTCCGCTGGCTCAGCGTCGGGGCGGCGATCGCGATCGTGGTCTGGGTGGTGGCGTCCCTGGGATTCGGTGTCTACGTCGCCAATTTCGGGAGCTACAACAAGACCTTCGGCGCGCTGGCCGGGGTGATCGTGTTCCTGCTGTGGTTGTGGATCACCAATCTCGCCCTGCTGTTCGGAGCCGAGCTGGACGCGGAGCTCGAGCGGGGACGGCAGCTACAGGCCGGCATCGCCGCGGAGTCCGACCTACAGCTGCCGCTGCGGGACACCAGCGCCATCGAGAAGACCCGCGCCAGCGAACACCGCACCCGGATGCAGGGTCGCAAGCTGCGCCGCACCCGGGGACACCGGAGCTGA
- a CDS encoding ABC transporter ATP-binding protein, which produces MHHVIELKDVTFRRNGKQILDGISFAVAEGERWALLGPNGAGKTTILGFCGAETFPTSGTVEVLGGRLGKVELAKLRTAIGHVNPRHPLDFPLTVREVVLTGVTGTIDLPLRWTPDPGDRARVDALVHTLGLTHRADARWNTLSQGERGRALIARALIAEPQLLLLDEPSTGLDLAAREQLLETVDALFAGHPALASITVTHHLEELPSATTHVLLLAEGRIVAQGPIASTLTSAAVSQAFAHPVEVRSDGGRWTARAAPRAVHDSV; this is translated from the coding sequence ATGCACCACGTCATCGAACTGAAGGATGTGACCTTCCGGCGCAACGGCAAGCAGATCCTGGATGGCATCTCGTTTGCCGTCGCCGAAGGCGAACGCTGGGCGCTGCTGGGCCCCAACGGGGCCGGCAAGACGACCATCCTGGGGTTCTGCGGGGCCGAGACCTTCCCCACCTCGGGAACAGTCGAGGTGCTCGGCGGGCGCCTGGGCAAGGTCGAGCTGGCGAAGCTGCGCACGGCCATCGGCCACGTGAACCCCCGGCATCCGCTGGACTTCCCCCTCACAGTGCGTGAGGTGGTGCTCACCGGCGTCACCGGCACGATCGACCTGCCGCTGCGGTGGACACCGGATCCCGGCGATCGGGCACGGGTGGATGCGCTGGTGCACACCCTGGGGCTCACCCACCGCGCCGATGCGCGCTGGAACACCTTGTCGCAGGGAGAACGCGGACGGGCGCTCATCGCGCGGGCCCTGATCGCCGAGCCGCAACTGCTGCTGCTGGACGAGCCGTCGACAGGACTGGATCTCGCGGCGCGCGAACAGCTGCTGGAAACCGTCGACGCGCTCTTCGCCGGCCACCCCGCGCTGGCTTCGATCACGGTGACCCATCACCTCGAGGAACTGCCGAGCGCCACCACCCATGTGCTGTTGCTCGCCGAGGGCAGGATCGTCGCGCAGGGTCCGATCGCGTCGACGCTGACCAGCGCGGCCGTCTCGCAGGCCTTCGCCCATCCGGTGGAGGTGCGCTCCGACGGCGGCCGGTGGACTGCCCGCGCAGCGCCGCGAGCCGTGCACGACTCCGTTTAA
- a CDS encoding VOC family protein, translated as MAIEVQPVLAPHLVVDGAAAAIDFYVKAFGASEMVRLPGPGGKLAHAAVQINGFMVMLNDDFPEMCDGNSSTPAALGGTPVTMHLTVDDVDSWFQRAVDAGATVVMPLEEQFWGDRYGVVRDPFGHQWSLAQPVREVDMAELAAGMAQQ; from the coding sequence ATGGCCATCGAAGTTCAGCCCGTCCTTGCCCCGCACCTCGTCGTCGACGGAGCGGCGGCCGCCATCGACTTCTATGTCAAGGCGTTCGGCGCCAGCGAGATGGTCCGGTTGCCCGGACCCGGCGGCAAGCTGGCCCACGCTGCCGTCCAGATCAACGGCTTCATGGTCATGCTCAACGACGACTTCCCGGAGATGTGTGACGGCAACTCCTCCACCCCGGCCGCGCTGGGCGGCACCCCGGTGACGATGCATCTGACCGTCGATGACGTGGATTCCTGGTTCCAGCGCGCCGTCGACGCCGGCGCCACCGTCGTGATGCCGCTGGAGGAACAGTTCTGGGGCGACCGCTACGGCGTGGTGCGTGATCCCTTCGGACATCAGTGGTCGCTGGCGCAGCCGGTCCGCGAGGTCGACATGGCCGAACTCGCCGCGGGCATGGCGCAGCAGTAG